ATAGTAGGCAAGTAGGAGATCAAATGCTTGGTTTTGACACTGGGTACTTGCCCGGCCACGGCAAAGGAACCGGCCGACGGTTGGGTGATGCCTGCCAGCACCTTCAGCAGGGTGGTCTTGCCGCTGGCATTGGGCCCTAAAAGCCCGTAAATTTTTCCTGCCGTCAAAGTGAGGTTAAGATTGTTCAAGACCGTCTTGGTCAGGTATTTTTTTGTCAAGTTGTTAACCGTTAAGATTTCCATCCTGCTCTCCCTCCATATAGGCTTGCAAGGCGGTGAGAGTTTCCTCCTTGCTGAACCCT
The sequence above is drawn from the Clostridia bacterium genome and encodes:
- a CDS encoding ATP-binding cassette domain-containing protein — encoded protein: MEILTVNNLTKKYLTKTVLNNLNLTLTAGKIYGLLGPNASGKTTLLKVLAGITQPSAGSFAVAGQVPSVKTKHLISYLPT